Proteins encoded together in one Mus caroli chromosome 4, CAROLI_EIJ_v1.1, whole genome shotgun sequence window:
- the Zbtb5 gene encoding zinc finger and BTB domain-containing protein 5, with amino-acid sequence MDFPGHFEQIFQQLNYQRLHGQLCDCVIVVGNRHFKAHRSVLAACSTHFRALFSVAEGDQTMNMIQLDSEVVTAEAFAALIDMMYTSTLMLGESNVMDVLLAASHLHLNSVVKACKHYLTTRTLPMSPSSERAQEQSARMQRSFMLQQLGLSIVSSALSSSQSAEEPTAPMSSSMRSSLDQRTPFPMRRLHKRKQSVEERARQRLRPSMEESAISDVAPESGPAGVHSREEFFSPDSLKIVDNPKPDGMADNQEDSAMMFDRPFGAQEDAQVPSQSDGSAGNMASRATQVETSFEQEAVAEKGSFQCENPEVGLGEKEHMRVVVKSEPLSSPEPQDEVSDVTSQAEGSESVEVEGVVVSAEKIDLSPESSDRSFSDPQSSTDRVGDIHILEVTNNLEHKTSFSISNFLNKSRGSNFSASQSTDDNLPNTTSDCRLEGEAPYLLSPEAGPASGPSSAPGSHVENPFSEPADSHFVRPMQEVMGLPCVQTSGYQGEQFGMDFSRSGLGLHSSFSRAMMGSPRGGASNFPYYRRIAPKMPVVTSVRSSQISENSASSQLMMNGATSFENGHTSQPGPPQLTRASADVLSKCKKALSEHNVLVVEGARKYACKICCKTFLTLTDCKKHIRVHTGEKPYACLKCGKRFSQSSHLYKHSKTTCLRWQSSNLPSTLL; translated from the coding sequence ATGGATTTTCCTGGTCACTTTGAGCAGATCTTTCAGCAGCTGAACTACCAGAGACTTCATGGGCAGCTGTGTGACTGTGTCATTGTAGTGGGGAACAGGCATTTCAAAGCCCACCGCTCCGTGCTGGCAGCATGCAGTACGCATTTCCGAGCACTGTTCTCGGTGGCGGAAGGAGATCAGACCATGAACATGATCCAGCTAGATAGTGAGGTGGTGACAGCCGAGGCCTTCGCCGCCCTGATTGACATGATGTATACCTCCACCCTCATGCTAGGGGAGAGCAACGTTATGGATGTCTTATTGGCAGCCTCTCACCTGCATCTGAACTCTGTTGTTAAGGCATGTAAACATTACCTGACGACAAGGACGCTCCCCATGTCTCCCTCTAGTGAGCGTGCTCAGGAGCAGAGTGCCCGCATGCAGCGCTCTTTTATGCTGCAGCAGCTGGGACTCAGCATTGTGAGCTCAGCCCTCAGTTCCAGCCAGAGTGCGGAGGAGCCGACAGCCCCTATGAGCTCATCCATGCGCAGTAGCCTGGACCAGCGGACCCCCTTCCCCATGAGACGCCTTCACAAGCGCAAACAGTCCGTAGAGGAGCGGGCCCGGCAGCGCCTGCGACCCTCCATGGAGGAATCTGCCATTTCAGATGTTGCTCCAGAGAGCGGGCCTGCGGGAGTTCATTCCCGGGAGGAATTCTTCTCACCGGATTCTCTGAAAATTGTGGATAATCCTAAACCCGATGGGATGGCTGACAACCAGGAAGACAGTGCCATGATGTTTGATCGGCCTTTTGGTGCCCAAGAAGATGCTCAAGTGCCCAGCCAGTCAGATGGCAGTGCTGGCAACATGGCCTCTCGTGCAACTCAGGTTGAAACGAGTTTTGAACAAGAGGCTGTGGCTGAGAAAGGCAGTTTCCAGTGTGAAAATCCTGAGGTTGGCCTCGGGGAGAAGGAGCACATGAGAGTGGTGGTGAAATCGGAGCCCCTGAGCTCTCCTGAGCCGCAGGATGAAGTGAGTGACGTGACCTCCCAAGCAGAGGGCAGTGAGTCTGTGGAGGTGGAAGGAGTGGTGGTCAGTGCCGAGAAGATAGACCTCAGCCCTGAAAGCAGTGACCGGAGCTTTTCCGATCCCCAGTCCAGCACCGACAGGGTCGGGGACATCCACATCTTGGAAGTCACGAATAATCTAGAACATAAGACCTCTTTtagtatttccaattttctcaacAAGAGCAGGGGGAGTAACTTCAGTGCAAGTCAGAGCACTGACGACAACCTCCCAAACACCACCAGTGACTGTAGGCTCGAGGGCGAGGCCCCTTACCTGTTGAGTCCAGAGGCTGGGCCAGCAAGTGGGCCTTCCTCTGCCCCTGGTTCCCATGTAGAGAACCCGTTCAGTGAGCCTGCAGACTCCCACTTCGTCAGACCTATGCAGGAGGTGATGGGCCTGCCCTGTGTGCAGACCTCAGGCTACCAAGGAGAACAATTCGGGATGGATTTTTCCAGGTCTGGCTTGGGTCTCCACTCTTCCTTCTCCAGGGCCATGATGGGTTCCCCACGAGGAGGGGCCAGTAACTTTCCATATTACCGACGAATAGCTCCAAAAATGCCAGTGGTAACTTCTGTCAGGAGCTCACAGATCTCTGAAAACTCAGCCAGTTCCCAGCTAATGATGAACGGGGCCACCTCATTTGAAAATGGCCACACCTCCCAGCCTGGCCCTCCGCAGTTGACCAGGGCGTCTGCTGATGTCTTGTCAAAGTGCAAGAAGGCCTTATCGGAGCACAATGTCTTGGTTGTGGAGGGAGCTCGAAAGTATGCCTGCAAAATCTGCTGTAAAACCTTCCTGACTCTGACGGACTGCAAGAAGCACATCCGGGTCCACACGGGAGAAAAGCCGTACGCCTGCCTCAAGTGTGGCAAACGGTTCAGTCAGTCCAGCCACCTGTACAAACACTCGAAAACGACCTGCCTGCGCTGGCAGAGCAGCAACCTCCCGAGCACCCTGCTCTGA